The genomic stretch GTTTTCGGGTTATTGAGGGCATTAGCTATTTATTTTGCCTTTTGTTCACGCAAAGGCCTTTAATTTGCTAAATCAAAATCAATTTTGCCAAAAACTTATAGAGTAACATTATAAAATAATCTAAAAACTGTTGGGCATTAACCTATTAACTAAAATATAAGACAAGCCCAAAAATTATAAAAAAGACTTTATGTTAAGTTATCAACGCCGCGCGGGTCTTATGTTTTTATTTTAAAATTTGATGTTTTGGGCTTGGAGTAATTGCATATAGGCGTATATGGGTCGTATATATTTTGATTTGACATTTCAATGGCGAAGTTTACTTGATTGAAAAGAAAAAGCCGAGTCGTATATTTATATTTTGATTTGATTTTTCAAAGCTAAATTTATTAAAAACTTTTCTTTTAAATCTATTAGCAAGGGCAAAACGGCTATAAATCTTATAAAGCCTTATTAAAAAATTATTATTTATTAATACTTTTAAAAAATTTTATCGCTTGCAAACAAAACTTTCCAAGATTCTATCTATAATAGCTTGCTTGCGGCAATGCCCATATCTTGCCTAATATTTTTTATTTTAACGCTTTTTAAAAAACCTTGTCACTTGCCCAAGCAAAACTTTTCAAAGATTCTGTCAATAATGGCTTCGCTAACTGTCGCGCCCGTTATCTCGCCCAAGGCCTGCCAAGCCTCTTTTAGATCAATAGCCATCAGATCGGGCTGATCGGCTTTAAGCGCGTTTTTTAGACTGTCATACGCTCTATTGACCGCGGCGATATGCCTAGAATGAGTCAGCATCAAGCCGCCGCTTATAATCTTGCGGTCAATAAACATATTATAAATTTTTTCTTTTAGCTCTTCTATGCCTTCGCCGGTTTTGGCGCTTATCAAAATATCGGCGCCGTTGAGCCCGGACGAAATATCCGATTTGTTTTTGACTATAATTATGTTTTTCTTTTGGATTTGGTTTAATAATTTTTGGTCCTCTTCCGAGAATGTGTTGTCAATCAAAAACAAAACCACATCCGCGCCCTTAATGCTCTTGTAAGAGCGCTCTATGCCCAATTTTTCAATAGTGTCGTCGGCTCGGCGCAATCCCGCCGTATCGGTCAGTATAAAATTGACGCCCTTATAAGAAAAAACCTCGTCAATGGTGTCGCGGGTCGTGCCCGGAATATCGGTTACTATGGCGCGGTCGTATTCAATAAGCGCGTTCAGGAGGCTGGACTTGCCCACATTGGGCTTGCCGGCTATGGCGATTCTTATGCCGTCTTTGACAAACCTGGCGGTGTTTTGGGTGTCTTTAAGTTTTTTTAAAATGTCCAAAAACCCCTTGACGCGTCTTTTGGCCTCGTCCAAAGCCATGGTCTCCAAGTCCTCTTCGGGATAGTCTATCGCCGCCTCCAGCTCTGCCAGTATATCGGTAATCTCGTCCTGCATCTTTACGCACTTTTTATTGAGCGCGCCTTCCAATAATTTATAGCCCGCGTTGACCTGGGCTTCGCTTTGGGCGTTTATCATTTCTATAACGCCTTCGGCCGAACTTAAGCTAATCTTGCCGTTTAGAAAACCGCGCTTGGTAAACTCGCCCGGCTCGGCCATCTGCGCGCCCAAATACAAGCATTGGCTGAGCACGCCCAATGTCAAAGCGTTGCCGCCGTGCAAATGGAATTCCACCAAATCTTCGCCCGTGTAAGAATTGGGCGCTTTAAAATAGACAAACAAGGCCTGGTCCGCAAAATTTTTGGTCTTGACCTTGCCCAAATACATCTTGCGCGGCTCTATGTCTTGCCATTTGACGCGATAGGGCGAGAACATCTTTTGGGCTATTTCCAAAGATTGTTCGCCGCTCATTCTGATAATGGATATTCCTCCCGTGCCTATGGGCGTGGATATCGCGCAAATAGTTCCCATACCCAAATTATACCCTAAAAACAGTTTTTAAAAAAGGCTTTCCTTTTTTGCGAAAAGCCTTCTTTCAAGAAAAATTATTCACTCTCAAAAGAATTCCGTTTTATTAGCGTGCCTGTCGTAAAGCCGCTTGGCTTCTGGGTCCTTGAGCCGTTAAAACCGCCCGCGCCCGGGCGCGATTTGGCGCCGTAGTTTTTGCCGCCTTGTTGGCCATTTTTATAATTCTTTCTATTGTTGTTTTTTCTGCGGTTAGGTTTTCGGTTAAATTTAGGTCGGGAATTGGTGGGGGTTATGACTATCGCCCTATACGGCTCATCGCCCTCGCTGTGGGTGGTAACTCCTGGAAAGCTTTGCAGCTTGGTGTGGATTACCCTTCTTTTGTAAGGGTTCATAGGCTCAAGCTTGATTCGCCTATTGGTCTTTACGGCTTTTTGCGCCATGGCCTGAGCGTATTCTTGCAGCTCCTCCTCGCGGCGCGCCCTAAAGTCTTCGCTCTCCAGCACCACTCTTTTGTATTCCAGGCTGTCCTTATTGGCCGACAGCGCCGTCAAATACTGCAACGCGTCAAAAACTTCGCCGTTGTTTTCATACAGCAAAGACAAATCCGTCCCCACGATGTTTAACACGGCCTCTTCGTCGTTTTCTTCCACATCAATAAGCGCCCCAAGCCTAATTATCTTAAAAAACCCTTCCAAATAACTTTGCGCTTTTTCTCCTACCGTATCTTTTTTGATTAATCTCACTTTGGCTTTGGTAAAAAGTCCGCCGGCAGACAAAACCTCGGTCTCCACCTTATCAATAGAACAACCTAGCTGCTGCAGGCCTTTTTCAATAGCCAATTCTACCGTTTTTTCCTGCACTTCCACACTTTTCATATTTTTACCTCTATCTTTTTAAAGAATAGTTATTTTTGATTTATTTTACAACCCTGCGCCTGTATGGCGATGATTCCCGCTCTTGCCGTCTTTTATCCAT from Clostridiales bacterium encodes the following:
- the mnmE gene encoding tRNA uridine-5-carboxymethylaminomethyl(34) synthesis GTPase MnmE, which produces MGTICAISTPIGTGGISIIRMSGEQSLEIAQKMFSPYRVKWQDIEPRKMYLGKVKTKNFADQALFVYFKAPNSYTGEDLVEFHLHGGNALTLGVLSQCLYLGAQMAEPGEFTKRGFLNGKISLSSAEGVIEMINAQSEAQVNAGYKLLEGALNKKCVKMQDEITDILAELEAAIDYPEEDLETMALDEAKRRVKGFLDILKKLKDTQNTARFVKDGIRIAIAGKPNVGKSSLLNALIEYDRAIVTDIPGTTRDTIDEVFSYKGVNFILTDTAGLRRADDTIEKLGIERSYKSIKGADVVLFLIDNTFSEEDQKLLNQIQKKNIIIVKNKSDISSGLNGADILISAKTGEGIEELKEKIYNMFIDRKIISGGLMLTHSRHIAAVNRAYDSLKNALKADQPDLMAIDLKEAWQALGEITGATVSEAIIDRIFEKFCLGK
- a CDS encoding protein jag, which gives rise to MKSVEVQEKTVELAIEKGLQQLGCSIDKVETEVLSAGGLFTKAKVRLIKKDTVGEKAQSYLEGFFKIIRLGALIDVEENDEEAVLNIVGTDLSLLYENNGEVFDALQYLTALSANKDSLEYKRVVLESEDFRARREEELQEYAQAMAQKAVKTNRRIKLEPMNPYKRRVIHTKLQSFPGVTTHSEGDEPYRAIVITPTNSRPKFNRKPNRRKNNNRKNYKNGQQGGKNYGAKSRPGAGGFNGSRTQKPSGFTTGTLIKRNSFESE